One Candidatus Eremiobacteraceae bacterium genomic region harbors:
- a CDS encoding multiubiquitin domain-containing protein, giving the protein MMEDRDKFDIQIDGVDYAVHSKTMTGAQIKALANVPAANLLYRVEGNRRAPISDGETVHLHDDEKFVTAPPVGGTS; this is encoded by the coding sequence ATGATGGAAGATCGGGACAAGTTCGACATTCAAATCGATGGTGTCGACTACGCGGTTCACTCGAAGACGATGACCGGCGCACAGATCAAGGCCCTCGCCAACGTGCCAGCGGCAAACTTGCTATACCGTGTCGAGGGCAACCGGAGGGCTCCGATCTCGGACGGCGAGACGGTCCACCTCCACGACGACGAGAAGTTCGTGACGGCGCCGCCGGTCGGCGGTACGAGCTGA